A part of Nocardioides sp. WS12 genomic DNA contains:
- a CDS encoding lasso peptide biosynthesis B2 protein: protein MLAAAWTLLGLTRLLTVVLPFRAIRHLLGEHRSPNGANPASGPVPPPADRRDENRARQIGWAVRTAAQRTPWRSDCYPQALTARALLRLARVPHAVTFGVRRDDAGTLKAHAWVSAGRVSVAGGTGQSWVGVGSFAWSPRGR, encoded by the coding sequence CTGCTTGCGGCGGCGTGGACCCTGCTGGGGCTCACCCGCCTGCTCACCGTGGTGCTGCCCTTTCGGGCGATCAGACACCTGTTGGGCGAGCATCGGTCACCGAACGGAGCGAACCCGGCCTCGGGGCCGGTCCCCCCACCTGCTGACAGGCGCGACGAGAACCGCGCCCGGCAGATCGGCTGGGCCGTGCGAACCGCCGCCCAACGGACCCCCTGGCGATCGGACTGCTATCCGCAGGCCCTCACCGCGCGCGCCCTCCTGCGCCTGGCCCGCGTCCCTCATGCCGTGACCTTCGGCGTACGCCGTGACGACGCCGGCACCTTGAAGGCCCACGCCTGGGTCAGCGCCGGTCGCGTCTCCGTGGCCGGCGGCACCGGCCAGTCCTGGGTCGGCGTCGGCAGCTTCGCCTGGTCCCCGCGCGGACGCTGA
- the lipA gene encoding lipoyl synthase, whose product MDQPSELTVSSSEPVAPHQRKLLRLEVRNAETPIERKPSWIKTTARMGPEYTALQKLVKSEGLHTVCQEAACPNIFECWEDREATFLIGGEQCTRRCDFCQIDTGKPLPLDRDEPRRVAESVQKMQLKYATITGVARDDLPDGGAWLYAETVRMIHELNPGIGVENLIPDFNGIPELLTEVFESRPEVLAHNVETVPRIFKRIRPAFRYERSLDVITQARTFGLVTKSNLILGMGETREEVSQALRDLHEAGCELITITQYLRPSPRHHPVERWVKPEEFVELAAEAEEIGFAGVLSGPLVRSSYRAGQLYRQAVDSRLVPSRPDGQGL is encoded by the coding sequence ATGGACCAGCCGTCAGAACTGACTGTTTCCAGCAGCGAGCCTGTTGCCCCACACCAGCGCAAGTTGCTGCGTCTGGAGGTTCGTAATGCGGAGACGCCGATCGAACGCAAACCGTCGTGGATCAAGACGACCGCGCGGATGGGTCCGGAGTACACCGCGCTGCAGAAGCTGGTGAAGTCCGAGGGCCTGCACACGGTCTGCCAGGAAGCTGCGTGCCCCAACATCTTCGAGTGCTGGGAAGACCGCGAGGCCACCTTCCTGATCGGCGGTGAGCAGTGCACCCGGCGCTGCGACTTCTGCCAGATCGACACCGGCAAGCCGTTGCCGCTGGACCGTGACGAGCCGCGTCGGGTCGCGGAGTCGGTGCAGAAGATGCAGCTCAAGTACGCCACCATCACCGGTGTCGCCCGCGACGACCTGCCCGACGGCGGTGCCTGGTTGTACGCCGAGACCGTGCGGATGATCCACGAGCTCAACCCCGGCATCGGTGTGGAGAACCTGATCCCCGACTTCAACGGGATCCCGGAGCTCCTCACCGAGGTCTTCGAGTCCCGCCCCGAGGTGCTGGCCCACAACGTCGAGACGGTGCCGCGGATCTTCAAGCGGATCCGCCCAGCGTTCCGCTACGAGCGCTCCCTCGACGTGATCACCCAGGCCCGCACCTTCGGTCTGGTCACCAAGTCGAACCTGATCCTGGGCATGGGCGAGACCCGCGAAGAGGTTTCGCAGGCGCTGCGCGACCTGCACGAAGCCGGTTGCGAGCTCATCACGATCACCCAGTACCTCCGTCCTTCGCCGCGTCACCACCCCGTGGAGCGGTGGGTCAAGCCGGAGGAGTTCGTCGAGCTCGCGGCCGAGGCCGAGGAGATCGGATTCGCCGGAGTCCTCTCGGGACCGCTGGTCCGTTCGTCGTACCGCGCCGGCCAGCTGTACCGGCAAGCTGTCGATTCCCGTCTGGTGCCCTCTCGGCCTGATGGGCAAGGTCTCTGA
- a CDS encoding SDR family NAD(P)-dependent oxidoreductase, translating into MSRPIAVVTGASSGIGAATARHLASAGFEVICAARRTDRIEALAAEIGGRAVVCDVTDADSVAALAAAVGPRVDVLVNNAGGAFGSSPVAEGDADQWRRMYDVNVVGLMQVTRALLPALIASGVANGAGTIINVGSIAGRVAYEGGAGYTAAKHGTKVVTETLRLELVAQPVRVCEVAPGMVRTDEFALVRFDGDQAKADAVYAGVAEPLVADDIADAITWVATRPPHVNIDEMVIKPRAQAAPHKVHRV; encoded by the coding sequence ATGAGCAGACCGATTGCCGTCGTGACCGGAGCCTCCAGCGGGATCGGCGCCGCCACCGCGCGGCACCTCGCGAGCGCCGGCTTCGAGGTCATCTGCGCCGCACGCCGGACCGACCGGATCGAGGCGCTCGCAGCCGAGATCGGCGGGCGCGCCGTCGTCTGCGACGTCACCGACGCCGACTCCGTAGCGGCGCTGGCGGCCGCGGTGGGCCCCCGGGTCGACGTACTCGTGAACAACGCAGGTGGTGCCTTCGGGTCCTCGCCGGTGGCCGAGGGCGATGCCGACCAGTGGCGCCGGATGTACGACGTCAACGTGGTCGGCCTGATGCAGGTCACCCGCGCGCTGCTCCCCGCGCTGATCGCCAGTGGAGTCGCCAACGGTGCGGGCACGATCATCAACGTGGGCTCGATCGCCGGTCGCGTCGCCTACGAGGGCGGCGCCGGCTACACCGCCGCGAAGCACGGCACCAAGGTCGTCACCGAGACCCTGCGCCTGGAACTGGTCGCCCAGCCGGTGCGGGTGTGCGAGGTCGCGCCGGGGATGGTGCGGACCGACGAGTTCGCGCTGGTGCGGTTCGACGGCGACCAGGCGAAGGCCGACGCGGTCTACGCCGGAGTGGCCGAGCCGCTCGTCGCCGACGACATCGCTGACGCGATCACCTGGGTCGCCACCCGTCCGCCGCACGTCAACATCGACGAGATGGTCATCAAGCCACGAGCTCAGGCAGCTCCGCACAAGGTGCATCGCGTCTGA
- the typA gene encoding translational GTPase TypA — translation MSEDGRSLRHDLRNVAIVAHVDHGKTTLVDAMLRQAGAFTAHQAESVAERVMDSGDLEREKGITILAKNTAVHYRGPSAQEMANGDMVINIIDTPGHADFGGEVERGLSMVDGIVLLVDASEGPLPQTRFVLRKALNANMPVILVVNKTDRGDARIDEVVDETYELFMDLLDDTHSHDALDFPVVFASGRAGIASLTKPENGTLPEGTDLEPLFRTILENIPAPVYDEGAPLQAHVTNLDASPFLGRLALLRIQQGTLKKGQTVAWMKRDGTVKNVKITELLVTEGLERKPGEQAGPGDIVAVAGIPEITIGETLADAENPIALPLIHVDEPAISMTIGTNTSPLVGKVKGHKVTARLVKDRLDQELIGNVSLRVLPTERPDAWEVQGRGELALAILVEQMRREGYELTVGKPQVVTKEVDGKVHEPFERLTIDAPEEFLGTITELLAARKGRMEGMTNHGTGWVRMEFVVPARGLIGFRTDFLTETRGTGIAHHISEGYFPWAGDIRSRASGSLVADRSGATTAYAMTSLQERGVMFLEPATEVYEGMIVGENSRADDMDVNITKEKQQTNIRSATSDNFEKLIPAKKLSLEQSLEFCREDECVEITPETVRIRKIILDANERAKITSRAKKASK, via the coding sequence ATGTCCGAGGATGGACGATCCCTCCGCCACGACCTGCGCAACGTAGCCATTGTCGCGCACGTCGACCACGGCAAGACCACGCTTGTTGACGCGATGCTGCGCCAGGCCGGTGCCTTCACGGCGCACCAGGCCGAGTCCGTGGCCGAGCGCGTCATGGACTCCGGTGACCTCGAGCGCGAGAAGGGCATCACGATCCTCGCGAAGAACACCGCCGTTCACTACCGCGGCCCCTCCGCTCAGGAGATGGCCAACGGCGACATGGTCATCAACATCATCGACACCCCGGGTCACGCCGACTTCGGTGGCGAGGTCGAGCGCGGCCTGTCCATGGTCGACGGCATCGTGCTCCTGGTCGACGCGTCCGAGGGCCCGCTCCCGCAGACCCGCTTCGTGCTGCGCAAGGCACTCAACGCCAACATGCCCGTGATCCTGGTCGTCAACAAGACCGACCGTGGCGACGCGCGCATCGACGAGGTCGTGGATGAGACGTACGAGCTCTTCATGGACCTGCTCGACGACACCCACAGCCACGACGCCCTCGACTTCCCCGTCGTGTTCGCCTCCGGCCGGGCCGGGATCGCGTCGCTGACCAAGCCCGAGAACGGCACCCTCCCCGAGGGCACCGACCTCGAGCCGCTGTTCCGCACCATCCTCGAGAACATCCCCGCCCCCGTGTACGACGAGGGCGCACCCCTGCAGGCGCACGTCACCAACCTCGACGCCTCCCCCTTCCTGGGTCGCCTCGCGTTGCTGCGGATCCAGCAGGGCACCCTGAAGAAGGGCCAGACCGTTGCCTGGATGAAGCGCGACGGCACGGTCAAGAACGTCAAGATCACCGAGCTGCTCGTCACCGAGGGTCTCGAGCGCAAGCCCGGCGAGCAGGCCGGCCCCGGCGACATCGTCGCTGTCGCCGGCATCCCGGAGATCACCATCGGCGAGACCCTCGCCGACGCGGAGAACCCGATCGCCCTGCCGCTGATCCACGTCGACGAGCCCGCGATCTCGATGACCATCGGCACCAACACCAGCCCGCTCGTGGGCAAGGTCAAGGGACACAAGGTCACCGCCCGTCTGGTCAAGGACCGCCTGGACCAGGAGCTCATCGGCAACGTGTCGCTCCGCGTCCTCCCGACCGAGCGTCCCGACGCGTGGGAGGTGCAGGGCCGCGGCGAGCTGGCGCTGGCCATCCTCGTCGAGCAGATGCGTCGTGAGGGCTACGAACTCACCGTCGGCAAGCCGCAGGTCGTCACCAAGGAGGTCGACGGCAAGGTCCACGAGCCGTTCGAGCGCCTCACGATCGACGCGCCCGAGGAGTTCCTCGGCACGATCACCGAACTCCTCGCCGCCCGTAAGGGCCGCATGGAGGGCATGACCAACCACGGCACCGGCTGGGTGCGCATGGAGTTCGTCGTCCCGGCCCGAGGCCTGATCGGTTTCCGGACCGACTTCCTCACCGAGACCCGCGGCACCGGTATCGCCCACCACATCTCGGAGGGCTACTTCCCGTGGGCCGGCGACATCCGCTCGCGCGCCTCCGGCTCGCTCGTCGCGGACCGCTCGGGCGCCACGACGGCGTACGCCATGACCTCGCTCCAGGAGCGCGGCGTGATGTTCCTCGAGCCCGCCACCGAGGTCTACGAGGGCATGATCGTCGGCGAGAACTCCCGCGCCGACGACATGGACGTCAACATCACCAAGGAGAAGCAGCAGACCAACATCCGGTCCGCCACCTCCGACAACTTCGAGAAGCTCATCCCAGCGAAGAAGCTGTCGCTCGAGCAGAGCCTCGAGTTCTGCCGCGAGGACGAGTGCGTGGAGATCACCCCGGAGACGGTGCGGATCCGCAAGATCATCCTCGACGCCAACGAGCGCGCGAAGATCACGAGCCGCGCGAAGAAGGCCTCCAAGTAA
- a CDS encoding acyl-CoA dehydrogenase family protein: protein MNLAPSPDQTEIAASTAGFLAKELPISRVRELAADPRSAVIDEETWSRCADLGWLALSLPEEQGGVGLGLPEEVMLFRELGRGLAPGPFRSSVLGARVAALAGETSLAEEIASGNRRVGMDLGGVAIDARPGDLLLRVEENGGTLSVVVDAEPTPGVDPCTRFSRVTTTGTVVQIEGPALMDRARVLAAAELLGIIEAICDMSAAYAQTRTQFGKAIGSFQAVKHRCADMAIASYATVGQVFQAALLVEAGAPDAAFHASSAYVLAVNGARTSAADNIQNHGGIGYTWEHDAHLYLKRAFLLERLLGPQRNSYRAILAPERHEF from the coding sequence ATGAACCTCGCCCCGTCGCCTGACCAGACCGAAATCGCCGCCTCGACTGCCGGTTTCCTGGCCAAGGAGCTTCCGATCTCCCGAGTCCGCGAGCTTGCCGCAGATCCGCGGTCGGCCGTCATCGACGAGGAGACCTGGTCACGCTGCGCCGACCTCGGCTGGTTGGCCCTGTCGCTCCCGGAGGAGCAGGGCGGAGTCGGCCTGGGCTTGCCCGAAGAGGTGATGCTGTTCCGGGAACTCGGTCGCGGGCTGGCGCCGGGACCGTTCCGTTCCTCGGTGCTCGGGGCTCGAGTTGCAGCGCTCGCTGGCGAGACTTCGCTCGCTGAGGAGATCGCCAGCGGGAACCGACGCGTGGGCATGGATCTGGGTGGCGTCGCCATCGACGCGCGGCCGGGCGACCTCTTGCTCCGGGTCGAGGAGAACGGCGGCACCCTGTCCGTGGTGGTCGACGCAGAGCCGACGCCTGGAGTCGACCCCTGCACACGGTTCTCCCGCGTGACGACCACCGGGACAGTCGTTCAGATCGAGGGCCCGGCGCTGATGGACCGGGCACGGGTGCTGGCTGCGGCAGAACTGCTCGGGATCATTGAGGCCATCTGTGACATGTCCGCTGCGTACGCCCAGACCCGGACCCAGTTCGGCAAGGCGATCGGCTCCTTCCAGGCGGTCAAGCACCGTTGCGCCGACATGGCGATCGCGTCATACGCCACAGTCGGGCAGGTCTTCCAGGCCGCGCTCCTCGTCGAGGCCGGCGCTCCGGACGCTGCGTTCCACGCGTCGTCCGCCTATGTGCTGGCGGTGAACGGTGCCCGGACCAGCGCTGCCGACAACATCCAGAACCACGGCGGTATCGGGTACACGTGGGAGCACGACGCCCACCTGTACCTGAAGCGTGCGTTCCTGCTGGAGCGCCTCCTCGGCCCACAGCGGAACAGCTACCGGGCCATTCTTGCCCCAGAGCGTCACGAATTCTGA
- a CDS encoding MFS transporter, producing the protein MTTARSQDRWLFATLAAVTTVTAIVSSLGAPLVPSIAGRYDVPISTAQWILTATLITAAAATPALGRWGSGRLRRPVILGALGVVLVGTILSAVPLGIGPLIAGRALQGVGLALSPLTMAVARDVWSGDRLASRLSLLSIATVAGAGLGYPLTGFLAEYAGISGAYGFGAVLVAISLGLALKYLPKHAEGVPQAVDLPSVALIGVGMVCTLLAVSEGERWGWLSAPVLLLAAAGVLLLSGWIARTVRVTRCGGQPLVDLRLAARPGVLGPNLVGFVLAFAMYGLLTVVVLLVRNDGSDGWGLDRGPLSAGLVLVPYALMSVGGSRVALRIARRYGAHVLLPLGSTIFASSLVLLTLEHDTFALALVAMAIGGLGSGFTFSTLPMLIVPHVPPSETGSAMAFNQLLRYLGFAVGSAASVALLAVYGGHETAFRATTLTMAGVCLIAAAVVPLGRRRR; encoded by the coding sequence GTGACGACTGCCCGGAGCCAGGACCGCTGGCTCTTCGCGACGCTCGCCGCCGTCACCACCGTCACCGCAATCGTCAGCAGCCTGGGCGCGCCACTGGTCCCCAGCATCGCCGGTCGGTACGACGTCCCGATCAGCACCGCTCAGTGGATCCTGACCGCCACCCTGATCACTGCGGCGGCCGCCACCCCGGCACTCGGGCGCTGGGGCAGCGGGCGGCTGCGCCGGCCCGTGATCCTCGGTGCGCTGGGCGTCGTCCTCGTCGGCACGATCCTGTCCGCCGTACCGCTGGGGATCGGTCCGCTGATCGCCGGTCGTGCCCTGCAGGGCGTGGGCCTGGCGCTGTCACCGCTGACCATGGCCGTCGCGCGCGACGTCTGGTCCGGTGACCGACTGGCGTCGCGGCTCTCGTTGCTGTCGATCGCCACGGTGGCCGGCGCCGGCCTGGGCTATCCCCTCACCGGCTTCCTCGCCGAGTACGCCGGCATCAGCGGCGCCTACGGGTTCGGTGCGGTGCTCGTCGCGATCAGCCTCGGCCTCGCACTGAAGTACCTCCCGAAGCACGCCGAGGGGGTGCCGCAGGCCGTCGACCTGCCCAGCGTCGCCCTGATCGGCGTCGGCATGGTCTGCACGCTGCTGGCCGTCAGTGAGGGCGAGCGCTGGGGCTGGTTGTCCGCGCCCGTCCTGCTGCTGGCCGCCGCCGGCGTGCTGCTGCTCTCGGGCTGGATCGCCCGCACCGTCCGGGTGACCCGCTGCGGCGGACAACCGCTCGTCGACCTCCGCCTGGCCGCCCGCCCCGGTGTCCTCGGTCCGAACCTCGTCGGCTTCGTGCTCGCGTTCGCGATGTACGGACTCCTGACAGTCGTCGTCCTCCTGGTCCGCAACGACGGCAGCGACGGCTGGGGCCTGGATCGGGGGCCGCTGAGCGCCGGGCTGGTCCTGGTCCCCTACGCCCTGATGAGCGTCGGCGGCAGCCGGGTCGCGCTCCGCATCGCCCGTCGGTACGGCGCGCACGTGTTGCTGCCGCTCGGCTCCACCATCTTCGCCTCGTCGCTCGTCCTGCTCACCCTCGAGCACGACACCTTCGCGCTGGCCCTGGTCGCGATGGCGATCGGCGGGCTCGGCAGCGGCTTCACGTTCTCGACGCTGCCGATGCTGATCGTGCCGCACGTCCCCCCGTCGGAGACCGGCAGCGCGATGGCGTTCAACCAGTTGCTCCGCTACCTCGGCTTCGCCGTCGGCTCGGCCGCAAGCGTCGCCCTGCTCGCGGTGTACGGCGGCCACGAGACCGCGTTCCGGGCCACCACGCTCACGATGGCGGGGGTGTGCCTGATCGCCGCGGCCGTCGTACCGCTGGGGCGCCGGAGGCGCTAG
- a CDS encoding nucleotidyltransferase family protein yields MKAAPAALDVLRTLLKSALGAEEGVPAAPVPLGDVARRDLLEVIGRHRVSDVLRTHADALGLPHEITSVMGIWRQRNQKRLMLQTFETVRAVKLLNERGIDVLVFKGQALAVQTTGQYDARGPGDIDLLIAPEKVVDAHRTLKAAGWSLHECGQIEPEMWAWGHVNRWGSALTYLGAGGDVDLHWRFESMRGAHPEFAELWPRRELVVIGGTEHATLSTRDAFHHLAGHREGWIWARTLIDLRRLSRDPAVFDGDLSATAAVSLAVAREVVGLSAAVPSEIHARLDRVPDAHLERARRHHGLGVRATYGGGAGSAIAFRNNFTSSRSPADLSQAAMILVLPAHAALVVRSRTAWTGIPVALALRVRNLVRGALARVRRDAPCAELPELVA; encoded by the coding sequence GTGAAGGCCGCTCCCGCCGCTCTCGACGTCCTCCGGACGCTCCTGAAGAGCGCGCTGGGAGCCGAGGAAGGGGTGCCGGCGGCGCCGGTTCCGCTCGGCGACGTGGCGCGCCGAGACCTGCTCGAAGTGATCGGCCGGCACCGGGTCTCCGACGTGCTGCGGACGCACGCCGATGCGCTCGGGCTGCCGCACGAGATCACGTCCGTCATGGGCATCTGGCGCCAGCGCAACCAGAAGCGCCTGATGCTCCAGACCTTCGAGACGGTGCGTGCGGTCAAGCTCCTCAACGAGCGCGGCATCGACGTGCTCGTCTTCAAGGGCCAGGCCCTCGCCGTCCAGACGACGGGGCAGTACGACGCCCGCGGACCCGGTGACATCGACCTGCTCATCGCACCGGAGAAGGTCGTCGATGCCCACCGCACGCTGAAGGCCGCGGGCTGGTCCCTGCACGAATGCGGGCAGATCGAACCCGAGATGTGGGCCTGGGGCCACGTGAACAGGTGGGGCAGCGCGCTGACCTATCTCGGTGCCGGCGGCGACGTCGACCTGCACTGGCGTTTCGAGTCGATGCGCGGCGCCCACCCCGAGTTCGCCGAACTGTGGCCGCGCCGCGAACTGGTCGTGATCGGCGGCACCGAGCACGCGACGCTGAGCACCCGTGACGCCTTCCATCACCTCGCCGGGCACCGCGAGGGCTGGATCTGGGCGCGCACCCTGATCGACCTGCGACGGCTGTCCCGCGACCCGGCCGTGTTCGACGGCGACCTGTCAGCGACCGCTGCGGTCTCCCTGGCGGTGGCCCGCGAGGTCGTGGGCCTGTCGGCCGCCGTACCGAGCGAGATCCATGCCCGGCTCGACCGGGTCCCCGACGCCCACCTCGAGCGCGCCCGTCGCCATCACGGCCTTGGCGTGCGGGCGACGTACGGCGGCGGGGCGGGCAGCGCGATCGCGTTCCGCAACAACTTCACGTCGAGCCGGTCACCGGCCGACCTCAGTCAGGCCGCGATGATCCTGGTCCTCCCGGCGCATGCCGCCCTGGTGGTCCGCTCCCGGACGGCCTGGACGGGCATTCCGGTCGCCCTGGCGTTGCGCGTCCGCAACCTGGTGCGGGGCGCGCTGGCTCGGGTCAGACGCGATGCACCTTGTGCGGAGCTGCCTGAGCTCGTGGCTTGA
- a CDS encoding OB-fold domain-containing protein, with translation MDHYDKFLPQGVPAWQRPFWDSLREHAIKVQKCDGCGAFRYVPKEICNRCLDDKATWTPLAGHGRIYTYTVVRRAPTKAYQETAPYALVHVTMAEGFRMIGSLRIEDPESITIGQMVRVGYDDVTPDWTLLQFEPV, from the coding sequence ATGGACCACTACGACAAGTTCCTCCCGCAGGGTGTCCCGGCCTGGCAGCGCCCGTTCTGGGACTCACTCCGCGAGCACGCCATCAAGGTGCAGAAGTGCGACGGATGTGGCGCGTTCCGCTACGTGCCCAAGGAGATCTGCAACCGATGCCTCGATGACAAGGCGACGTGGACCCCGCTTGCTGGCCACGGCCGGATCTACACCTACACCGTCGTACGTCGTGCCCCGACCAAGGCGTATCAGGAGACCGCGCCGTACGCGTTGGTGCACGTGACCATGGCCGAAGGGTTCCGGATGATCGGTTCACTGCGGATCGAAGATCCGGAATCGATCACGATCGGCCAGATGGTGCGGGTCGGCTACGACGACGTCACCCCGGACTGGACCCTGCTCCAGTTCGAGCCTGTCTGA
- a CDS encoding amino acid racemase, with the protein MQTIGLVGGMSWESSAAYYEALNRGVEQRLGGFHSARTAMTSVDFAEVTTLQEAEDWDGVAAILRDAAISVERAGADFLLLCTTTFHRVAEQVQEAVSIPLLHLGDVVAEACKEQGVESVALLGTKFAMSRTFFTDRIASHGLGVLVPEPAHHDELNRIIYDELVHGKVIDDSRRSVVNLISELWDAGAGGVILGCSELELLVRQADSELPVFGCTSLHVAAALDRALA; encoded by the coding sequence ATGCAGACCATCGGGCTCGTCGGCGGCATGTCCTGGGAAAGCAGCGCGGCGTACTACGAGGCGCTCAACCGCGGCGTTGAGCAGCGCCTGGGCGGCTTCCATTCGGCGCGTACGGCGATGACGTCGGTCGATTTTGCCGAAGTCACCACGCTCCAGGAGGCGGAGGACTGGGACGGCGTTGCCGCCATCCTGCGCGACGCAGCCATCTCGGTCGAGCGCGCTGGCGCCGACTTCCTGCTGTTGTGTACGACGACCTTCCACCGCGTTGCCGAACAGGTCCAGGAAGCGGTGTCGATCCCGCTGCTGCACCTGGGCGACGTCGTCGCGGAGGCGTGCAAGGAGCAGGGGGTCGAGAGCGTCGCGCTGCTGGGCACGAAGTTCGCGATGTCCCGGACCTTCTTCACCGACCGGATCGCCAGCCACGGGCTCGGCGTCCTGGTGCCCGAGCCGGCCCACCACGACGAGCTCAACCGGATCATCTATGACGAGCTGGTGCACGGGAAGGTCATCGACGACTCGCGTCGGTCCGTGGTCAACCTGATCAGCGAGTTGTGGGACGCCGGCGCGGGTGGCGTGATCCTCGGTTGCTCCGAGCTGGAGCTGCTGGTGCGCCAGGCCGACTCCGAGCTGCCCGTCTTCGGCTGCACCTCGCTGCACGTCGCGGCGGCCCTGGACCGCGCCCTCGCCTGA
- a CDS encoding PqqD family protein — MRRAAETTETTESRWVRDPALHAVEMDAEFVMMGVEQGEYYAVKGVAAALWRHLAEPHDVAELAALVAEEYDVSAEACRGDVAAFIDQLRTKGMVQAAG, encoded by the coding sequence ATGCGACGAGCCGCTGAGACCACGGAGACCACAGAGAGCCGCTGGGTCCGCGACCCCGCCCTGCACGCCGTCGAGATGGACGCCGAGTTCGTGATGATGGGCGTCGAGCAGGGCGAGTACTACGCCGTGAAGGGCGTCGCCGCTGCCCTGTGGCGCCACCTCGCCGAGCCGCACGACGTCGCCGAACTGGCCGCACTCGTCGCCGAGGAGTACGACGTCAGCGCCGAGGCGTGCCGCGGCGATGTCGCGGCCTTCATCGACCAGCTCCGCACCAAGGGCATGGTGCAGGCGGCGGGCTGA
- a CDS encoding Lsr2 family protein translates to MASRTITLYVDDLDGTEIKQGKGGPVTFGLDGQDYSVDLTEKNAAELRKLLQRYIDVAGKVTRKAGTKAKKLDGPSPAELRAWAADNGFDVPTRGRIPDSIRTAWESK, encoded by the coding sequence ATGGCTAGCAGAACGATCACTCTGTACGTGGACGACCTTGACGGCACCGAGATCAAGCAGGGCAAGGGCGGCCCGGTGACGTTTGGCTTGGACGGTCAGGACTACAGCGTCGACCTGACCGAGAAGAACGCGGCCGAGTTGCGCAAGCTTCTCCAGCGCTACATCGACGTTGCCGGCAAGGTCACCCGCAAGGCCGGCACGAAGGCCAAGAAGCTGGACGGACCGTCCCCCGCGGAACTGCGGGCCTGGGCAGCCGACAACGGCTTCGACGTCCCGACTCGCGGCCGCATTCCGGACAGCATCCGAACGGCCTGGGAAAGCAAGTAG
- a CDS encoding thiolase family protein, which translates to MARQFREAVVAGVYQTKQGDLTDRNAADVWFECAKAACADAGISLADIDGVIGEGPPGAGIRANLPGAALGFDLLGKPLRYHASTSIGAASSAAGINLAVHAVSTGLADAVLICTAAAGMPEGYASADRDEAVAAMAMLSGPYEYVYGTTRVSDYAVLAMRHMAEFGTTPEQLAEVAVAQRHGATLHPLSFNGHRGEITIEDVLGSRMIADPLHLLDCCAINQGGGAVVVTTADVARANGRRAIGLLGYGEGHSHIDPNVAPSLAEFEAATQAADRAFDLAGVARDDIDVTGIGDHFSVNVLFGLEAAGFCKPGESGPFVEKGALKIGGRLPTNTSGGFLSFSHAGSCGIFTMIEVVEQLRGTAGPRQVDNARFGYVSGVGGAMQNNFSAILGEV; encoded by the coding sequence ATGGCTCGGCAATTCCGAGAGGCGGTCGTGGCCGGCGTCTACCAGACGAAGCAGGGCGACCTGACCGATCGCAACGCAGCGGACGTCTGGTTCGAGTGCGCCAAGGCGGCGTGTGCGGACGCGGGTATCAGCCTCGCTGACATCGACGGCGTCATCGGCGAAGGTCCCCCGGGTGCCGGGATCCGCGCCAACCTGCCGGGCGCTGCCCTGGGTTTCGACCTGCTGGGCAAGCCACTGCGTTACCACGCGTCGACCTCGATCGGAGCAGCCTCGAGCGCGGCCGGGATCAATCTGGCAGTTCACGCGGTGTCCACCGGACTGGCTGACGCCGTTCTGATCTGCACCGCGGCGGCCGGCATGCCCGAAGGGTATGCGAGCGCGGACCGCGATGAGGCGGTCGCCGCCATGGCGATGCTCAGCGGTCCCTACGAATACGTGTATGGCACGACGCGGGTCTCGGACTACGCCGTCCTGGCCATGCGGCACATGGCGGAGTTCGGCACCACGCCCGAGCAGTTGGCAGAGGTAGCCGTGGCCCAGCGCCACGGCGCGACCTTGCATCCGTTGTCGTTCAACGGCCATCGCGGTGAGATCACCATCGAGGATGTCCTCGGCTCCCGGATGATCGCCGACCCGTTGCACCTCCTCGACTGCTGCGCGATCAATCAGGGAGGCGGAGCCGTGGTGGTCACCACAGCCGATGTCGCCCGGGCCAACGGCCGCCGGGCCATCGGCCTCCTCGGGTACGGCGAAGGGCACAGCCACATCGACCCGAATGTGGCCCCCTCACTGGCCGAGTTCGAAGCAGCCACCCAGGCGGCAGACCGTGCCTTTGACCTCGCTGGCGTCGCGCGTGACGACATCGACGTCACCGGAATCGGTGACCACTTCAGTGTCAACGTCTTGTTCGGCCTCGAGGCAGCGGGCTTCTGCAAGCCGGGCGAGAGCGGCCCGTTCGTCGAGAAGGGTGCCCTCAAGATCGGCGGCAGGCTGCCGACCAACACGTCGGGCGGCTTCCTTTCCTTCAGTCATGCCGGTAGCTGCGGCATCTTCACGATGATCGAAGTGGTCGAGCAGCTTCGGGGGACCGCCGGTCCCCGTCAGGTCGACAACGCCCGTTTCGGATATGTGAGCGGTGTCGGCGGCGCGATGCAGAACAACTTCTCGGCGATTCTCGGTGAGGTGTGA